DNA sequence from the Brevundimonas sp. NIBR10 genome:
TCACCTCCTTCAACACTGGCCCAAACCTTGCGAGACCCGCCCCATGAGCGGGGGCGAGGATCTGTTCGACAAGATCAGGCGGGCGGTAAGCCCGGGCGGACGCCTGTCCTGGCCCGAGAAACTGACGCCCCATGCGCCGGACGGCCTGTCGTCGCGCCTGCTGCTGCTGACCGTCGTCTTCACCCTGGCGGTCGAGGCCCTGATCGTCGGCCCCTCGGCTGCGTCGTTCCACGAGCGCTGGCTGATGGATCGGCTACAGGGCGCCGAACTGGCCTCGGTCGGGGTCGAGGCCCTGCCCTACAACGCCGTCGACGACGATACGGCCGAACAACTGCTGCGCATCGGCGGGGTCTCGGCCGTGGCCATCTCGGACCAGGGGGTGATGCGCCAGCTGCTCCAGGCCCCCAACCTGCCCCGGGCGCCCGACTTCATCGACCTGCGGGGCCGCAGCTTCGCCACCCGCCTGTGGGACCCGGTCGTGACCCTGATCGGTCATCCCGATCGCCAGATCCGCGTCCGGGCGAAACCGCGCTATCGCTCCGGCGACTTCATCGACGTGGTGGCCCCGGCCCAGCCGCTGAAGCTTGAGCTGCGCGCCTTCCTCCTGAACAGCCTGCTGGTCTCGATCGTCATCTCCCTGGTGGCGGGGGCGCTGCTCTATGCCGGCCTGGCCTATCTGGTCCTCCAGCCCCTGCGCCGCGTGACCCGCTCGATCGAGGGCTTTGCCGCCGACCCCGAGACCGTCGCCCCCACCCCGTCCGACCGCCACGACGAGATCGGCCGGGTCGAACGAGAACTGGCACGGATGCAGGACGAGGTGCGCCAGTCCCTGCGCGCCCGCTCCCGCCTCGTCGCGCTGGGCGAAGCGGTGGCCAAGATCAACCACGACCTCAGGAACATGCTGACCTCGGCCCAGATCGCGTCCGAGCGGCTGGCATCCTCCGACGATCCCCATGTGGCCAAGGCCATGCCGCGTCTGGAGCGGGCGCTCAGCCGCGCCGCCGCCCTGACCCGCAACGTCCTCGACTACGGCAAGTCCGAGGAGCCGCCGCCCGTCCTGACCCGCATCCCCTTGGCCGCCGCCGCCGCCGCCGCCGGAGAGGACGCAGGCCTCGAGACCTCCGGCGTCCGGCTGGTCAAGGCCATCCCGGCCCGCTTCATGGTCAATGCCGACACCGATCAGCTGCACCGCATCCTGGTCAACCTGATGCGCAATGCCCGTCAGGCCGTGGAGGGTGATCCGGCGCGTGACGCCGGGCGCGGCAAGGGCACGGTCCGCCTCAGCGCCGCGCACGAGGGCGGCGTCGACATCATCCGCATCGAGGACGACGGCCCGGGCATCCCCCAGCGCCTGTCCGAACGCCTGTTCGAGCCCTTCGTCAGCGGCAAGGCCTCGGACGGCTCTGGCCTGGGCCTCACCATCTCTCGCGAGCTGGCGGCCAACCACCGGGGCGAACTGCGCCTGCTGCGCACCGGCCCAGAGGGCACAACCTTCGAGCTGCGTCTGCCGGGCTGACGCCACGGCCGCGTCGGGCGCTCAGTGGGTCCGGGCCTGCCCCTCGCGGCGCGGATCGGCCCCGCCGTCCCAGCCCCAGTCATTCGCTCCGCGCCGCCACAGGGCCCCGTGCAGGCCCGAATTCTCGGTCGTATTGGGCTGGATCGCGATGCCCCGTGCCGCCATGCCGTCGCGCAGGGCCTGCGAGAACATCTCCGTGTCCGCTCCGAACCCCGGCCCCTTGGCCACCAGATTGGGCAGGTCGATCGCCGCCTGCATCGGCAGATCCCATACCAAGGCACCGATCAGGGCCTTGGCGTTGTAGGCCAGGATGGAAGACCCACCCGGCGACCCCAGGGCCCCGACCAGCCGCCCCTGATGATCCAGCACGATCACCGGCGACATCGACGACCGGGGCCGTTTCCCCGCCGCCACGGCATTGGCCATGGGTGACCCGTCCGCCGCCGTAGGCGCGAACGAGAAATCCGTCAGCTGGTTGTTGAGGAAGAACCCGCCCGCCATCCGGCCCGAGCCGAAGATGCTCTCCACCGTCGTGGTCATGCTGACGGCGTTTCCCTTCGCATCGACGATGACCATGTGACTGGTCCCGGCGGGCTCGGTGGTCCGATCCGGGGCCATGAACACCCCGCCCGGCGGCGTCCCCGCCGTCGCCGCCCCGGTCAGGCCCGGCGCGAGGGCCGCGCGTTCGGCGACGTAGCTCTCGTCCAGCAACCCCTGCACCGGCACGCCGACGAAAGCCGGGTCGCCGACATAGCGATCCCGGTCGGCATACATCAGACGCTGCAACTGGGCGAAGGCGACCCAGGCCTGCGCATCCTGGGGCCCGCCCGCCAACGACGGCGTGACCTCCGCCATCTCCAGCAACTGCAACAGCGCCACACCGCTGGACGGCGGCGGCGGCACGCAGACCACATAGACCCGGAACGGCCGGCACAGGGCCCCGCGTTCGATGGGCCTGTAGGCCACCAGATCCGCCTCGGTCAGCCCGCCCGGACGGGGCTCCGCCTGCACCGCCGCCACGATTGCCTTGCCGATCTCCCCCGAATAAAGCGCCTGCGCCCCCTGCGCTGCCAGGGCTCGCACGGTCGCGGCATAGGCCGGATTGGTCAGGACGTCGCCCGCCACGGCCCGTCGTCCGTCCGGCAGGCTGAAATAGGCCTCGGCCGCCGGGGTTCGACCCTGGGGAGCCGCGCTGGCGATCATCCCCGCCAACCGGGGGCTGACCACGAACCCATCGCGGGCCAGCCGCTCGGCGTCGTCAAACAGGGCGCTCCAGGGCAGGGAGCCGTGATCCTTCTGCGCCATCGCCAGCATGGCCACCGCCCCGGGAACCCCCGTCGACCGGCCGCTCAGCACCGCCTGGACGAAGGGCAGCGGTCGGCCGTCCTCCTGGAACATCTCCGGCGTCGCCGAGGCCGGCGCAATCTCCCGACCGTCATAGGCGGTGACCGCCTGCGTCGCCCCGTCATAGACCATCATGAAGGCGCCGCCGCCGAGCCCCGACGACTGGGGCTCGACCAGCCCCAGAACCGCCTGCACCGCCACCGCCGCATCCACCGCCGAGCCGCCCCGCCGCAGCACGCCCAGCCCCGCCTCGACCGCCAGCGGATTGGCCGCCGCCACAAACGGCCCCACGGCCTGGGGCGCACCCTCGACGGGGCTGGCCACGCGTGACGGTACCGCACCGGCCTCAACCCTTGCGCCCGGATCAACCGGTCCGACACCGCCCGACACCCCCTGACAGGCGGCCAGCGACAGAAGCAGGAGCGCGGCCAGGGGCTGGCTGAGCACAGGACGACGAAGGCGGGAAAGACGCATCAGGGTCCGAACGCTGGATCGAGGGGAGATCCCACGACTAGGCCGATCCCCGCCCCGCGCCAACCCTGCCACCACCCCGCCCCCACGCAAAGGTGCCGCCACGATCGCCAGAATCCCCTCAAAACCCGCTTGCGCCCCCCGACCCGCTCCGCTAAAGACCCGCCCTCGCCGAAAGGCCTGTGCGCGCCCGTAGCTCAGCTGGATAGAGCATCAGACTACGAATCTGAGGGTCGGACGTTCGAATCGTTCCGGGCGCGCCATTTTCTGTCGGACGTCACACCCAATTGGACGTCGTCAAAGAAAATTGGACTCGTAAGCCAGTAATCGCGAGCTCAGAACCACATCCCCAGCAGTTCTGGATCTCCAGCCACTTCGCAGACTGTGACACGCCCCCTTCCTGATCCCTCGGTTTGAGAGAGTCCTTCAACCTCAAGGGGACGGACATGAAGAAGAGCAGGTTCACCAAGGCGCAGATCATTGGCGTACTGCGCGAACTGGAGTCTGGCTGGCGAACGCCGTCGGTTCTGCGCATCGGCGGCTAGGCATCCGGTTGGAGCGGGAGGGCGTCAGCCTGACAAGAAGAAGCTGTTCCGGCTCTATCGGGAACAGGGCCTAGCGGTGCGACGGCGACGGCGGGGGGGGGGGGGGGGGGGGGGGGGGCAAGCGGGCGACCGGGATGCGGACGCCTGTGGCGGTGCCGGACGGCCCGAACCGGCGGTGGAGCCTGGACTTCGTTGCCGACGCCCTGTCGTGGTATCGACGCTGCCGCATTCGGTGCATCGTAGACGACCTCACGCGTGAGGCCATGGCGCTGGTGGTGGACACCTCGATCGGCGGCGGCCGCATGGCGCGCGAGCGGGATGCGCTGATCGCCCGGCGAGGCGCGCCGGTGCTGATCGTCAGCGACAACGGCACGGAGATGACGTCGAAAGCCGTGCTGGAATGGGCCAACAGGACCGGGGTCGGCTGGCACGACATCGATTCCGGCAAGCCCCACCAGAACGGGTTCGTCGAAAGCTTCAACTACTAGTTCCGGGACGAGTGCCTGGACGAGCAGGTGTTCACGACCCTGACGGAAGCCCGGGCGGGTGATCGACGGGTGGTGGCACGACTACAACCAGGTCCGACCGCACTCCGCCCACGGTGGGCTCGCACCGGAAACAGTGCGGCTGAATTACGCGGACTCCCATTATGACCGCGGGACCAGAGGGGGGCAGGTCAAGGTTTCGGCGTAGGTTGAAGAACCGCCTCGTTGCTAGGCCATACGCGCAAAGGCGGCAGCGCCGGGCATCCCTGAAGGCGTAATCGGGGCAGGCATGCTGCCGATAGCGACTGAGAGCGCGGCGGCCGCGTCACGTGAGCCGCCGAACATCGCTTCGATCCCCTTCACGCAGACCGTCACATTGTCGTCGGCCAGGCGATAGTAAACCTGCTTGGCTTCGCGCCTTGTCTTGACCACATCGGCGCGTCGCAGCTCGGCCAGCTGTTGACTCAGAGCCGGTTGGCCGATGCCGGTGGCTTCGTCGATCTCGCTGACTGTGCGTTCGCCCTCGATCAGACGGGAAAGGATCATCAGGCGCTGAGGCTGGGCGTAGGTCTTGAGCCGTTCGGCAGCGGCATCTGCGGCGGGACGCGAGGCATAGAGTGTCATCGGGCGTCCACCTCCGTGCGGCAGAACCATGCCCTGTTGCTACCGGCGAGGACCGCCTGCTGATCTTGCGGTGCCGTCGCCAGAAGATCATCGCCCGGACGCCACGCTTCGGGCGCAAGGGCATCGCCCCCGGCTGTTCGCTGGAGCGCCGCCACCATGCGCAGCGTCTCGTCGACCGAACGGCCGACGTTCAGTGGATACCAAGTCATGGCACGAATGACGCCGTCGGGATCGATGAAATAGGTCGCCCGCACAGCGGATGAATCGGCGGAGTCCGCGTCGATCATCCCGTAGGCGCGGCCGATCGCCATCGAAGGGTCCTCGACGATGGGGAACGGGATGGTGACGTCGAACCCGTCGCGGATCGCCCGAACCCAGGCCAGATGAGAATAGAGGCTGTCCACTGACAGTCCCAGCAACCCACAGTCCAGCGCGGCGAAGGCCTCGGCAGCCTTGGCGATCGCCACGAACTCGCTGGTGCAGACCGGGGTGAAGTCAGCCGGGTGCGAAAAGAACACCAGCCATCGGCCGCGATAGTCCGACAGCTTGACCGGCCCAAGCGTAGAGCGGGCCTGAAAGTCGGGTGCGATGTCGCCCATGCGCAGCGGGCGCTGGTCCGTAGCGGCGGGGGTAGCAGGCGAATCCATCATTATTTCTCGTTGCCACCCCGGCCGGGTTGACGCAACTCATATACACGATTACACAGATATTGTAATTATGATGTTGAGACGAGACGACAGTGACTCCTTCCTCTGCCCTTCTGCGGATCTCGACCTTCACGAGAGAGCTCCGGCCTGCGGTTGATCTGCGTCAACGACCGATGGCGGACATGCCTGTCTGTTTCCCGCTCACGGCAGGAGTGTGCCGCCCATGAACGCCCCCTCTCTCCCCAGTCGGCTGGAGTCCACTATGATCGGCGCACACCTCGGCGCGGCAACGACGATCATCGAGCGGGCCCGGAGCGGCTCCGGGCAGGTTCCGGTCGTTCAGAGCTTCTTCGATGAACCGACCAACACCGTCAGCTATGTCGTCCACGATCCGGCAATCCGCGAGGCCGCCGTGATCGACAGCGTGCTGGACTATGACGCGGCGGCGGGTCGGACCTCCTTCGCCTCGGCCGACGCCATCATCGCCCATGTGAAGGCGGAAGGCCTGACCGTGACCTGGCTGCTGGAAACCCACGCCCATGCCGATCACCTGTCGGCTGCGCCCTATCTGAAGGAGCATCTGGGTGGGCAGTTGGCAATCGGTCGCGAGATCATCCACGTCCAGAACGTCTTCGGAAAGATCTTCAACGAGGGCACCGAGTTCGCCCGCGACGGGTCGGAGTTCGACCGGCTGTTCGAGGACGGCGACCGCTTCCAGATCGGCGGGCTGGAAGCCGTCGCGCTTCATGTGCCCGGACATACGCCGGCGGACCTGGCCTATGTGATCGGCGACGCTGTGTTTACCGGCGACACTCTGTTCATGCCCGACTATGGCACGGCGCGCGCCGACTTCCCCGGCGGCGATTCCCGGCAGCTGTATCGCTCGATCCGCCGCCTGATGGCGCTGCCCGAGCGCACGCGACTTTTCCACTGCCACGACTACAAGGCCGCCGGGCGCGATACCTTCGCGTGGGAAACCACGGTCGGGGCCCAGCGCGCAGGCAACGTCCACGTCCATGAAGGCGTCGGCGAGGACGAGTTCGTGGCCATGCGCGATGCCCGTGACGCCACCTTGTCCATGCCCAAGCTGATCCTGCCTTCGATCCAGGTGAACATGCGCGGCGGGCACCTGCCCGAGCCGGAATCCAACGGCACCCGCTATCTCAAGATCCCGCTGGACGTGCTGTGATGGGCGACCTTCTTGCCAACGCCATGCCGCTTCAGGGGCTGATCGGCGGCCTGATGATCGGCACGGCCTCGGCCATCATGCTGCTGGGCCTCGGCCGGATCGCGGGCGTCAGCGGGCTGGCGGCGCGAGCCACGGGGATCACCGTCGATGGCGCGCCGCGGCCACTGTCGATCGCCTTCGTGGTCGGACTGCCTCTGGGTGCCCTGCTCGTGGCGCTGATCCTCGGCCCCGTCGAGGCACGGTTTGAGCAAGGCTTCGCCGCCCTCGTCATCGGCGGTCTCGTCGTCGGCTTCGGCACCCGGCTCGGCAGCGGCTGTACGAGCGGACACGGCGTCTGCGGCATGTCCCGACTGTCGGCCCGGTCGCTGGTGGCGACCGCCAGCTTCATGCTTACGGGCTTCGCTACGGTCGCCGCCATGAACGCGATGGGGCTGGGACAATGAAGCGCTCGATCTTTTTCGCCCTGATCGCGGGCACCCTGTTCGGGGCCGGTCTGGCCGTGTCCGGCATGGCCGATCCGCAGCGCGTGCGGGGCTTCCTCGACCTGTTCGGTGCCTGGGACCCGACGCTGGCCTTCGTCATGGGCGGGGCCCTGATCCCCATGGCCATCGCCTGGCGAATCCAGAAGCGGATGCCTTCGCCGATGGCGGCCGAGCGGTTCGCCCTGCCCACAGCCCGCGATCTCGACCCCCGCCTGGTCGGCGGGGCTGCCCTGTTCGGCATCGGCTGGGGCGTCGCCGGCCTCTGCCCCGGCCCCGCCATCGCCGACCTCGCCATTGCCCCTGTCCCCGCCGCCATCTTCGTCGTGGCGATGCTGGGCGGGATGATCCTGCATCGCCTGCTGCCCGCCACTTCGGCGAAGGTTTGATCGCCGCCAGCCGCATCCAACACTGAGGATTATCATGCCGTTCAAGGCCCTCACGCCCTCCCTCTCGATCTCGCCACAACTCAGCGAGGCGGACGTCGCCCAGGCGGCCCGCGACGGCTTTCGCGCGATCATCGACAATCGGCCGGATGGTGAGGAGCCGAGTCAGCTCAGCGCCGCCGAGATGCAGGCCCTGGCCACCGCGCACGGCATGAGCTTCGCCCATGTGCCGACGGTGGGCGGCAAGATCACCGACGGCGACGTCGCCGGCATGGCCGACGCCCTGATGCGCCTCGACGGACCTATCCTGGCCTACTGCCGCACCGGCACTCGCTCGACCACACTCTGGGCCCTGACCCAGGCCGGGGCGCAACCGGCGGAGGCCCTGATCGCGATCGCCGCCGGAGCGGGCTATGATCTTTCGGCGCTGCGCCCCCGGCTGGAAACCCGAATGACCGCACCGACGGGCGCGCGCCCCCAGCAGGCCGACGTCGTCATCGTCGGCGGCGGATCGGCGGGTCTGGCCACGGCCGCCTCCCTGAAGGAACGCGATCGTAACCTGGACATCGTGGTGATCGAGCCGCGCGAGACCCACGACTATCAGCCCGGCTGGACCATGGTCGGCGGCGGCGTCTTCGACGTGAGGGACACTCGCCGGGCCGAGGCGTCTGTAATTCCAGCCGGCGTGCGCTGGATCAAGGGCGCGGTCGCCAGCTTCGAACCGGAGCAGGACCAGGTCACCCTGGAAGACGGCAGCACGGTCGGCTACCGCGCCCTGGTCGTGGCTTCCGGCAACACCCTGGACTGGGCCGCGATCGACGGCCTGCCCGAAACGCTCGGCAGGAACGGCGTCACCTCCAACTACAGCTACGAGACCGCCCCCTACACCTGGGACCTGGCTCAGAACCTGAAGGGCGGTACGGCCCTGTTCACCCAGCCTGCGATGCCGATCAAATGCGCCGGGGCACCGCAGAAGGCGATGTATCTGTCCTGTGACCACTGGCTACGGACCGGCGCGCTCAAGGATATCGACGTCCAGTTCCACAACGCGGGCGCGGTCCTGTTCGGCGTGAAGGAGTTCGTGCCGCCTCTGATGGAGTACGTCAGCCGCTACGGCATCGACCTTCAGTTCGAATCCACCCTGATCGCCGTCAACGGTCCCGACCGGACCGCCACCTTCAAGGAGAAGGCGGGCGAGGTCACGAAATCCTTCGACATGATCCACGTCACGCCGCCGCAAAAGGCACCGGCCTTCATCGCCCGCAGCCCGCTGGCCAATGAGGCGGGCTACGTCGACGTCGATCAGGCCAGCCTCCAGCACGTCCGCCACGCCAACGTCTTCGGCCTGGGCGACGGCGGTTCGACCCCCAACGCCAAGACGATGGCGGCAGCGCGCAAACAGGCACCGGTCGTGGCCGACAACGTGATCGCCATCCTGGCCGACAAGGTGCCCACGGCAGTCTACAATGGTTACGGCTCCTGTCCGCTGACGGTCGAGCGGGGCAAGATCCTGCTCGCCGAGTTCGGCTATGGCGGCAAGTTGCTGCCCAGCTTCCCCAGCTGGATCATCGAGGGAACCAGGCCTCAGCGCCTGTCCTGGCTGCTGAAGTCAGAAGCCCTGCCGTGGATCTACTGGAACGGCATGCTCAAGGGCCACGAGTGGATGGCCCAACCCCAGCATCGTGACGCGGCCTGAAATGTCATCCCTTGCGCGCTACCTTCCCGTCCTCGATTGGGGCCGACGCTACGACCGCGCGACCCTGACCAGCGACCTGGTCGCGGCGGCGATCGTGACCATCATGCTGATCCCGCAAAGCCTGGCCTATGCCATGCTGGCGGGGCTGCCGCCCGAAGTCGGCCTGTACGCGTCCATCCTGCCGATCATCGCCTATGCCGTCTTCGGCACCAGCCGCACGCTGGCCGTTGGCCCCGTCGCCGTGGTGTCCCTGATGACCCTGGCAGCGGCCGGAAGCGTGGCGACGCCGGGAAGCGCGGAGTTCATCGCGGCGGCCCTGATCCTGGCCTTGCTGTCCGGCCTGATCCTCGTGGTCATGGGCGTCCTGCGCCTCGGGTTCCTCGGCAACCTGCTGTCGCATCCCGTGGTTTCGGGCTTCATCACGGCCAGCGGCATCATCATCGCCACCAGCCAG
Encoded proteins:
- a CDS encoding peroxiredoxin, producing MDSPATPAATDQRPLRMGDIAPDFQARSTLGPVKLSDYRGRWLVFFSHPADFTPVCTSEFVAIAKAAEAFAALDCGLLGLSVDSLYSHLAWVRAIRDGFDVTIPFPIVEDPSMAIGRAYGMIDADSADSSAVRATYFIDPDGVIRAMTWYPLNVGRSVDETLRMVAALQRTAGGDALAPEAWRPGDDLLATAPQDQQAVLAGSNRAWFCRTEVDAR
- a CDS encoding MBL fold metallo-hydrolase; protein product: MIGAHLGAATTIIERARSGSGQVPVVQSFFDEPTNTVSYVVHDPAIREAAVIDSVLDYDAAAGRTSFASADAIIAHVKAEGLTVTWLLETHAHADHLSAAPYLKEHLGGQLAIGREIIHVQNVFGKIFNEGTEFARDGSEFDRLFEDGDRFQIGGLEAVALHVPGHTPADLAYVIGDAVFTGDTLFMPDYGTARADFPGGDSRQLYRSIRRLMALPERTRLFHCHDYKAAGRDTFAWETTVGAQRAGNVHVHEGVGEDEFVAMRDARDATLSMPKLILPSIQVNMRGGHLPEPESNGTRYLKIPLDVL
- a CDS encoding metalloregulator ArsR/SmtB family transcription factor, encoding MTLYASRPAADAAAERLKTYAQPQRLMILSRLIEGERTVSEIDEATGIGQPALSQQLAELRRADVVKTRREAKQVYYRLADDNVTVCVKGIEAMFGGSRDAAAALSVAIGSMPAPITPSGMPGAAAFARMA
- a CDS encoding gamma-glutamyltransferase family protein, with product MRLSRLRRPVLSQPLAALLLLSLAACQGVSGGVGPVDPGARVEAGAVPSRVASPVEGAPQAVGPFVAAANPLAVEAGLGVLRRGGSAVDAAVAVQAVLGLVEPQSSGLGGGAFMMVYDGATQAVTAYDGREIAPASATPEMFQEDGRPLPFVQAVLSGRSTGVPGAVAMLAMAQKDHGSLPWSALFDDAERLARDGFVVSPRLAGMIASAAPQGRTPAAEAYFSLPDGRRAVAGDVLTNPAYAATVRALAAQGAQALYSGEIGKAIVAAVQAEPRPGGLTEADLVAYRPIERGALCRPFRVYVVCVPPPPSSGVALLQLLEMAEVTPSLAGGPQDAQAWVAFAQLQRLMYADRDRYVGDPAFVGVPVQGLLDESYVAERAALAPGLTGAATAGTPPGGVFMAPDRTTEPAGTSHMVIVDAKGNAVSMTTTVESIFGSGRMAGGFFLNNQLTDFSFAPTAADGSPMANAVAAGKRPRSSMSPVIVLDHQGRLVGALGSPGGSSILAYNAKALIGALVWDLPMQAAIDLPNLVAKGPGFGADTEMFSQALRDGMAARGIAIQPNTTENSGLHGALWRRGANDWGWDGGADPRREGQARTH
- a CDS encoding HAMP domain-containing sensor histidine kinase → MSGGEDLFDKIRRAVSPGGRLSWPEKLTPHAPDGLSSRLLLLTVVFTLAVEALIVGPSAASFHERWLMDRLQGAELASVGVEALPYNAVDDDTAEQLLRIGGVSAVAISDQGVMRQLLQAPNLPRAPDFIDLRGRSFATRLWDPVVTLIGHPDRQIRVRAKPRYRSGDFIDVVAPAQPLKLELRAFLLNSLLVSIVISLVAGALLYAGLAYLVLQPLRRVTRSIEGFAADPETVAPTPSDRHDEIGRVERELARMQDEVRQSLRARSRLVALGEAVAKINHDLRNMLTSAQIASERLASSDDPHVAKAMPRLERALSRAAALTRNVLDYGKSEEPPPVLTRIPLAAAAAAAGEDAGLETSGVRLVKAIPARFMVNADTDQLHRILVNLMRNARQAVEGDPARDAGRGKGTVRLSAAHEGGVDIIRIEDDGPGIPQRLSERLFEPFVSGKASDGSGLGLTISRELAANHRGELRLLRTGPEGTTFELRLPG
- a CDS encoding YeeE/YedE thiosulfate transporter family protein, which codes for MGDLLANAMPLQGLIGGLMIGTASAIMLLGLGRIAGVSGLAARATGITVDGAPRPLSIAFVVGLPLGALLVALILGPVEARFEQGFAALVIGGLVVGFGTRLGSGCTSGHGVCGMSRLSARSLVATASFMLTGFATVAAMNAMGLGQ
- a CDS encoding bifunctional protein tyrosine phosphatase family protein/NAD(P)/FAD-dependent oxidoreductase, translated to MPFKALTPSLSISPQLSEADVAQAARDGFRAIIDNRPDGEEPSQLSAAEMQALATAHGMSFAHVPTVGGKITDGDVAGMADALMRLDGPILAYCRTGTRSTTLWALTQAGAQPAEALIAIAAGAGYDLSALRPRLETRMTAPTGARPQQADVVIVGGGSAGLATAASLKERDRNLDIVVIEPRETHDYQPGWTMVGGGVFDVRDTRRAEASVIPAGVRWIKGAVASFEPEQDQVTLEDGSTVGYRALVVASGNTLDWAAIDGLPETLGRNGVTSNYSYETAPYTWDLAQNLKGGTALFTQPAMPIKCAGAPQKAMYLSCDHWLRTGALKDIDVQFHNAGAVLFGVKEFVPPLMEYVSRYGIDLQFESTLIAVNGPDRTATFKEKAGEVTKSFDMIHVTPPQKAPAFIARSPLANEAGYVDVDQASLQHVRHANVFGLGDGGSTPNAKTMAAARKQAPVVADNVIAILADKVPTAVYNGYGSCPLTVERGKILLAEFGYGGKLLPSFPSWIIEGTRPQRLSWLLKSEALPWIYWNGMLKGHEWMAQPQHRDAA
- a CDS encoding DUF6691 family protein, which gives rise to MKRSIFFALIAGTLFGAGLAVSGMADPQRVRGFLDLFGAWDPTLAFVMGGALIPMAIAWRIQKRMPSPMAAERFALPTARDLDPRLVGGAALFGIGWGVAGLCPGPAIADLAIAPVPAAIFVVAMLGGMILHRLLPATSAKV